The DNA window CTTGCAGCAACGTCACTTTTCTCACGCtgaccttttcttttcttcgaaGTCAATTTTCGCTTTCCAAGGTGGAATTGAACTTTATTCAACTTTTCTAACAATTCTTCTCCTTGCAAAGGTGACGGCGGCATTTCTAATTCTTGCTTACCATCGAATGCTTTTTTCCAAGTCCTAAATACATGTCCTGTAGGCAAAAACTTTCGGTGTCCCATATAACTCATTTTCTTCGAGTGTTTTAACCACATAGAACATGTTCTCTCCTCACAAATCGGGCATGCATTGTACCCTTTGACACTGTATCCAGAAAGATTTCCAAAAGCTGGAAAATCATTTATGGTCCACAGTAATATAGCCTTAAGATTAAAGTCTTCATTCCTAAAGGCATCGTATGCAGGAACACCCTCATACCATAATTGACTCAAATCATCAACTAGAGGAGCTAAATACACATCAATGTTATTACCAGGCTGTGAAGGGCCAGATATCAACAATGTGAGCATAGTGAACTTTCTCTTCATTACCAACCAAGGCGGTAAATTATACATCACAAGCAAAACTGGCCAACAACTATACTTACTACTAAGGGTGGTATGTGGATTAATTCCATCTGCAGAAAGACCAAGACGGATATTCCTAGGTTCATTTGCAAATTCAGGCCACCTAGCATCGATTGTTTTCCAAGCAGGGGAGTCAGCTGGATGTCTCATCTTACCATCTAGTTTTCTATCGGTGGCATGCCAGGTCAAATTTTTTGCATGATTGACATTTCGAAAGAATCGAACCAAACGAGGTATTGGGGGTAAGTACCATAATACCTTTGCAGGGACACCAATCTTTACCTCATcagaattctttttcttttgccaCCTAGACTCACCGCACGTGGGACACGATATTGCATCCACAAAACTCTTACGATATAGAATGCAATCATTAGGACATGCATGTATCTTTTCATATTGCATACCTAAGGAAGACAGTGTCTTCTTTGCCTCGTAGAAAGACAAAGGCATCTCATTACCTTCAGGTAATAACTCTACTAGAAAAGCTAGTAAATCCGTAAAACTTTTATCACTCCACCCATGTTTCGCTTTTATATTGTATAATCTAACAAGCGTAGACAATTTAGTAAACCTATTACAATTAGGGTAAATAGGTTTCTCAGCATcctctacaaaattttgaaattccaaTGGATCGACATTTGATTGAAATTGTGCATCTCCTATCATTTCTGGAATGTGATCATCCTGATAATCCAAGTTAACATTCTTAACCTTCTTACACTTAGATGTTTCCTCGCCATGAACTCTAATATTTTCCCCGTGGTAACACCAAACCTTATAACTCTTGTCTATTCCGTTCCTAAATAAATGCTCCTTTATTTTACTAGTATTCATACGCTCCATGTTACCACATTTAAGACAAGGACAAAGAATCAACTTTGGATTTTTTGCGTGCTTATgacaaaaatccaaaaaaaagtcAACACCTTCCTTATACTCTGCTGATAATCTATTCGCACTCATCCAATTTCTATCCATTTTGCAacttctaaaaaagaaaaaaaaaactttattaaattatttgtttGAATGTGTATTTATTAATCACCACAcatataaattttcactaagttcttacattttttatctaaaatttatgtatttttaatgaaatttatCCTAATTCGACCGAAATTTCGACAGCATAAcaactgtaattggacgttcccaaaaattttaaacatgcaaaaaacaaaaaacaaacacagaaaataatacaaaactaacaaaacaatattaaaactatccacccatccgaccgcagtacatgtatattcacagaacctacttcactacggatgaatatctaagatattcaaactccactaaattaagaatttaaagttttagtgaTTATACCTTTCTCCGATAAAGTTAGCTACTTGTGTACTCTTCAATCAACACAAACCACTCGAtacctaaaaattaaatttaaaatatgcatCAATAATATTTACTTTTTCATGGGCTATTAACTCTTTTAGCTATTATTGATCAGAGTTActtacactttttttttgttggacCTCTTTCATATACAGTAGAagcagaaagaatcttagttgaTCGTGTTGCTCATCTTAATCCTTCTGATGGAGGTTCTGCTACAACACAATGTAATTTTGATTTATCTTTGTtgccaataaaaattaataataataataataataataagtcatTCATCCATTAAAATTTCAAGAACTTTAGCCACAATTGAAACAAGCATTGATTTTGTATTCTACTAAACAACAGATCAAACATTTTGCCTCAACTCACATCACCTgttcaaaattgaaaaataaaaaataaaaatatttttaaaaaaagagtaCAAATTCTGGGGGAAAACGTAGACAAGATATCATTATCTTTCTTGTATTAATGTGAAATAGTAATACAAGATATCATTTTTGATTTTCCTAACCTACCAAATTGTGACTCATATATTACTATGCTTATCATCCAATAATGAAAGGCTAGCTTCAACTGCCTAAAAagatttttgttattaattaatgAAGCTAACTCATTGAAAgtattctttaaaataattaatgagtgtgtaataattattttaaacttatttttcacgtcataaattatttaaaagaagATGTTTAGTTACAATATACAACATGATACAATGAAAAATTGGGAAATAATTTTAAGTAACACTACAAAAGTAATTATGCTAAGAATCTCcaattaaatattattgaacATTATTCATCAAGTAACGTGGGAATTTAATGGGAGAGAAAAGAGTATtgataattggttttaattaagtTCAACTTTCTTAATCTTATTTATAACAATGACAAAGAATAACACCACCCCATGAAAGACCACCATCATCAACttattacaaataaataacTCATCTAAGTTCTAACTACCACTTTTATTCTTATTCACACCACAACAACTCCATATTTCAATGAAGCCACAAAGACAAACAACCAAACACAAATATTATAAGTGTatatagaaataataataataataataatctaatttgATTCTCAATCAAAAATGGAGGACAAAGAACACAGCCTATGATTGTGAA is part of the Cannabis sativa cultivar Pink pepper isolate KNU-18-1 chromosome 5, ASM2916894v1, whole genome shotgun sequence genome and encodes:
- the LOC115722827 gene encoding uncharacterized protein LOC115722827 — its product is MDRNWMSANRLSAEYKEGVDFFLDFCHKHAKNPKLILCPCLKCGNMERMNTSKIKEHLFRNGIDKSYKVWCYHGENIRVHGEETSKCKKVKNVNLDYQDDHIPEMIGDAQFQSNVDPLEFQNFVEDAEKPIYPNCNRFTKLSTLVRLYNIKAKHGWSDKSFTDLLAFLVELLPEGNEMPLSFYEAKKTLSSLGMQYEKIHACPNDCILYRKSFVDAISCPTCGESRWQKKKNSDEVKIGVPAKVLWYLPPIPRLVRFFRNVNHAKNLTWHATDRKLDGKMRHPADSPAWKTIDARWPEFANEPRNIRLGLSADGINPHTTLSSKYSCWPVLLVMYNLPPWLVMKRKFTMLTLLISGPSQPGNNIDVYLAPLVDDLSQLWYEGVPAYDAFRNEDFNLKAILLWTINDFPAFGNLSGYSVKGYNACPICEERTCSMWLKHSKKMSYMGHRKFLPTGHVFRTWKKAFDGKQELEMPPSPLQGEELLEKLNKVQFHLGKRKLTSKKRKGQREKSDVAASEHQGPWKKKSIWLPTIDIKELCQMGFLGAQPIAIWCKFLKERLLDVNGLSRLYAFLNPGAIASDAGDYNARSRALRKRILEIDNPAKWIIAPYNNYNMYHWMVVLIQPSTHTVAYLDSNNGYVPEDLKYIVNTSLNIVNKSLTNRNDRPIEWITPICPQQPDGKQCGYYVMKFIESFMNEEDPIRRVREMGKSDPYSNDEMNILRDQWIEYVRAQAVRQGLLQ